The following is a genomic window from Halichoerus grypus chromosome 13, mHalGry1.hap1.1, whole genome shotgun sequence.
GTTGTTTCCTTACCTGATGAACTGGGATACATCTCTGAAAGTGGAATTACCAGGTTAAAGGGTATGTGGTATACATAGGAAACGAACAGCTTTAAGGCTCTGTAATGATGTGTGGTCAGATTCTACCCCAAGAAGATGGTGCCAAAAGTATTCTTTCAGCTTTTACTTAACCACATCTAGGAAATCTCTCTATTTTTggtttcaccattaagtatggatacttttttttttttttaagtttaagttatctctacacccaatgtggggctcaaactcagggccccaagatcaacagtcacttgctcttccgactgagccaaccaggtacccctAAGTGTGGAGActttttaagccatttttaaatttaaccatTAGTCTTAAGGCCATACATAGCTCGAAATAAGAGGCGAATTGCGTGAGTCATTTTAAGAACTGAATGAGACCTTAAATATCACATATATattaactgaagaaaaaaatacataacttcTTTGTTCTCAGCTTTTTGCTCTGGTTATTTGAGATTATGTTTCTGTAAGTCACCTCTGTGCTTTATGCTGTAAGGTGTTGATACTATAGAGAATTAGGCCAAGAAATAAAGGAAGCAGGctctttgtttacttgtttgttttttaattggtacatatttcctgaatttttcttctctttaatagTTACTTACAAgttttatggaaaacaaaaagcCAGTGAGACtggaatacacattttaaatctgGGGAAGATAGTTCAGAGAACAGGTTCATTTTGTCCCATCACTTAAACTAAATTTTATAGATCAGTGTTAGTTTGTAAATTACCAGTATTACCTTAATTGATTTGAACAGACTGCCAGAGTCActagaaagaatgagaaatagaCTTAGGTAATTGTTGGAAGTCATGTGTGTATGCTCTGCTCTTGGAGCCCAAGTGTGGTATGGGCATATTTGTATTAAATTTAGCTTACTCTTTAATTAGAACCATGCTTCATCCCGCTGTTTTTATAAAATGGTAGGAGAATTCTGAGGAGTTGGTGTTCTGCTGGAAACACCCAAGGTTTTCGTTTAGCACGAGGTGTGCAATGATTCGGAGTTTCAGAACGAAGGGATCAGCAGCCTGTAATTAATAGGACCTTGGAATGTTCCATCTGGAAGGTATCTTAGGGCTAATCGTGGTGCATGAGAGGTTCTCAGCTGTAGAGAAAATTTAGCCCAAGTGCATGGGGGGGGCGGGATATTGCACTAAGCCCATTATAGAATAAAGTGCAAAATTAAAGGAAATGGCAAGACAAGACAGGCTATCAGATGTCAAGGACATGTGCTTACCGCCTGTAGTACTGGGCCACCGCCAACCCCGGACAAACTGAGTTCACTCATCCTTGCTTTTGGTATCACGTCAGTGGAGGATGAAAAGTTGAGCCTTGCCTTTTACTGACAGAGAagtaaggcccagagaggttaagggtcCTGCCTGCCTTACATAGAAAGTTACTTTGCATAATGGGAACTGCAACCCATGTCCCCTTATTCCTAGTCTAACACTACCATTTAACAGGTGTTTAAGTACTATATTCTTCATATACCAAAATTGTGTTTCATATGAAGGTTTTCAGTGACACTCATTGGATTAGAGAGTACCTCAACACTGGCTCGTggcttattgaaaaaaatgatatGTGAAAGGCCAGGCTTGTGATAATTTCCATGAGGCTGGGCATTCAGAAGCTAGTTGTGTCCTGTGgaaggctggctggctggctacTTTCACACACAGGAGCCCAGCTGAAGTGCATGGggcctgctgggggggggggcggtttgcAAATATGTCTCAGGCCAGGGCCACAGCAACAGCAACAGAAAGGTGTCCCTTCTGGTAGAGTTCATTAGCACCAAGGATAGTGGTTTTATCGTTATTTATGCACATGTAATTACTCTACTGGCCACTTTTGTGTCCTCTGCAACACCTAGGACAGATAGGGTTGTAAATGACACCCTCTTAATACTTGCTGAATTAAGTTTGTTCATAAAGTGTATGGGATTGTATACACATCCATGCTGACTTTTAACATTAGTACTCTTTTATGGGAGGGAAAATGGAGCTCAGCTAACCAAGTTCTTCTGTTGACATAGAACTCACATGTACAAGGACAGTTTGCTGTAtatatcatgttttcatttaaatgcaaatggtGCTACCTCACTGATTTAACCCATGTACCAGCTCATTAATAGGAtgaaatgtggggcgcctgggtggctcagtcggttaagcatctgccttcggctcaggtcatgaacctggggtcctgggatcgagccccacatcgggctccctgctcagcgggaagcctgcttctccctctcccactccccctgcttgtgttccctctctcactgtgtctctctctctcaaacaaataaaatctttaaaaaaaaaaaaaaaaaaaggatgaaatgttATGACAGGAGATTTTCTGAGAAAAGTTGATCAGTCATGCAGGACTCTATAAAACGTGGaatcatattaataataataccaagaaagaattttttcatCTATCCTGTCTTTAGAATTCCCTTGAAACTGGAACATTATTGaggatttggggggaaatgtGGTCTGGTGCTATGATTGCataaatgaagaataattttGAGGTTTTAGAACATGACGTAGAAGTTCATGATTTTTTACACGTATGTACATATGGCTGAATGGAACGAGTATTTGCCACAGACAGTGAACCTCCTGAAAGTGGGATGTGCGAATGGGTTGCAGCTGACAAGAAGGGACATGGCACACAGTGTGACCGGTGCTGGCATTGTAGCGTCTTGAGTGTGGGGTGAAGCTGAGAACAGTGGTGAAGAAGGGGGAAGAACCCTTGTATAGAAGGCTGCATTTCTCTTTTCACTCACCAATTCAGTGTTTATAAAAAGTGCTCCCATAGTGTTGCACATGACTTTGTACCcttttgagaaattttatttaaaattgttttgcaaACTCAAACTGGTAATTCCTACTCTATGAAAGAATAAAGGAGAGCGAGAAGTAATATGTATTAAGCCCTTGAGTTCCCCCAGCTAAGCACGGAGCTCACACTGTTTTACTCAGACTTGGCAAAAGGGTCCTGAGACATAGCTTTCATCTTGTAAGTACACCAGCCCTGGGGCTTAGTGTTTACCGAATGGTCCTTTCCATGCAGACTGTGAGCTCCAGAGGCAGGACCGTGTCTGCTCTTGCTCACTGGCATGAGCCTGTCCCAGGCGCTCTTCTGGCTCAGCCCAGGAGGGTTTCGTTCTCCTGCACACACACCTTGGAAGACCCACATGAAGCTCTTGGCTCACCCCCTCCTTAACCCATCCCTCAAAATAAACATGCTAGTGCCTTGAACTTCCCAAAGCAGAAGCCTGACTCAGTTTCACAGAAATGGGCAGTAATACATAGATTGCAGTTCCCTGCCcagtttttacaataaaaatttcaaaattcaccGAAAAAACTGGGAAGAACAATGAGCACCTCCACCTAGATTCACCAGTTGTTAGCGCTTCACCgtcccctctcctcttctcttttctccttccctctccccctctctctacaCAAATGCATTATATTTACAAGATTTTTGGCTGAACCTAGGTTGACATAATCTGAAGTTCCAAATTCTAattgctttttaatgttttctgaaaGTACATTATAGACATtgtattttattacttctttagTCTTTTAATCCAGATagcccccacctctctcccttgttcctttttttttttttttaatagtccccccccttttttgtttttttttttaccgtaaCGACCTCAGTTAACAAACAGTGCCGTTCCCTGTGCCAGTGTTAGAAGACACAGGAGCCGACTACGCTTCCCGACGGTTCTTCGTGGAGCCTCAGCACAGCCACGGCGGGAACGCGATAATGCCGTCAGGAGCATCCTGACGCACCCGAGCTCACTGTTGGCGCGAGGTGGATCGCATTGGGTATTTAATATGAAATCTGAACGGTGTAGTTGGAGACACAACAAtgcacctattttttttttttttaagatttttatttatttatttgtcagagagcacaagcagggggagcaacagagggagggggagaatcaggctccttactgagcaaggagcccgatgtgggactcgatcccaggaccctgggatcatgacctgagctgaaggcagatgcttaacgactgagccacccaggcgtcccaacaatGCACCTATTAAACTGCAGAGCCAGGAAGTAACTTCATCTGTGGAAGGAGGGTTTGCAGCAGGGGAGTACCGCTGCTTTTgctaaaatgattttgaatttcCAGATACCTGAATTAAACACATACGAGATTGTACTTTTCTTCATGTATGTCTGTGATGTCGTTACACAGCAGTCAATTTTCatcaaaacataaatatttaagtcATGATTTTTCCTTTTCGATTTTCTTCATCTAGAAGGAGCTGGCAAACAACCCTGACTGTCCTCAGATGTGTGCCTATAAGCTGGTGACCATCAAATTCAAGTGGTGGGGACTGCAAAGCAAAGTAGAAAACTTCATTCAGAAGGTAAAGGGCTGTTCAAAATGCAGTGACTTAAATTTAGGTAGCTATTAATGGGTATTTTCTCTTAGCACCGCTCTTTCTCACTTATGAGGTAAAAATTATTGCTTCTGTATAAttcctctctgtgtttcttttttttctccctagaaaCAGCAAAGACAAATGCCAGCAGGTTTTAAGTGGCTTTCTTTGGGGAAGAGCATAGGAGTTTTTTGTTCCAAGTCCTTTCCCGATGGTTTGCCCAGCTGTATAGAGAGCCCTTTCCATGTACAGCATGGGGGACCTGGTGTCCTGGCATCGGCTGGAGGGAGAGGCCAGGCCTTCCCTGCTGAGGGGCTCCTCTGTCCCAGCTCAGCTGGCCACTCACTCACCCCCTCCACACATCTCTCTCTTGACATACACTTTCTTACATACTTTGCACTTTCTCGTGAGATGTTTTCTTTAGAGGTCCTTACTGAGAATAGTTACACTCTGAACCTAGGGTGACAGAATCTGAGGATCCGAATTCTGATTACctcttttttatgtcttttttattaaagTGAAAGTAACATGGACAATTTGATCTAGAAAGGGGAGAATTGGAGCTGTGTAAATAGGTACACATGTTGAAAACACATAGGGAACATGAAAAGTTTCTTCGATGTCTACTTTTCCTGTAGTATGACTATTTCTTCTATTACCATTATTAAGAAACCCCTGGTACGCCTCTGAACCCACAACTGCTTGTATCTGTTCCACCATAACTTTTCTGCTGTTAAGCTGGAACCgctctgacattttttttaaaagggtccTAATGTGCTGGAAACTGTGATTACTCTTGGGCCTGCTTACAGCTGGCCCACGGTAGGCACTCTGTAAAtgttggcttccttccttcctcttggaTCATAGTAATAGATTAACAACTAGTTCGTCACACGTGTAATTGATGAAGTCCCTTCTGTTCgtggaaaaaaattttagagttgAAGATTGTCCAAAAGTATTAAAGTACTCACTGTTCAgtgcatttttctctcttcttgggaaagtttagtaaaatttaaataatgcagCAATTAAAACCACTCATTATGTacatggttgtgtgtgtgtgtgtagtgacaGTAATACGGGAGTATAAAAATTGATGGAGAGTGTGTAATAATTCTTGATTTAAATaaacatcttattccaaagaacCAGGATTCTTTAGTTTCAGTACACATTATATTCAACCTCACAGTATTCCTTTGAATTGCAGAGAAGAATGACTGTGGATAGTCTATAGTAGAAGAAATCGAGTTGACCTTTGGTCACTGAGATttagaaaaaggtaaaaatagatcAGGTCTAGCAGGAGTTGATGTTGGATCAGAATGTGCGCGCCATGGTTTTTTCCGTTCCTGATAAATTGTGCTACCTTTGCGAGGAAAGATTGTTTCACATTTCAcagggagatttttctttttcttttgttttataaaatgataatGGGATGGAACTAAGATTGCCACTAATCGACAAAGTGGCCTTTTCAAACCAGGTATATGGAGATTGCGTGGGTTAATTGGGACGTAGAAAGTTAATATGTTATTAATCTTAGATTTTTGCTGTCTTACACTActattcttctttgttttaaaagcaagaaaaaaggatATTTACAAACTTTCATCGCCAGCTTTTTTGTTGGATTGACAAGTGGATTGATCTGAcaatggaagacattaggagaatgGAGGATGAAACTCAGAAAGAACTAGAAACAGTAAGACTTCCCTGTTTGTGCAAATTCTCTCATTGCCACTCTCTAAAACTGTGTGCGCGCTGAGTAAGTGTAGATTTAGGATTAAGAAGAGTGTCATTACAAGCCGTTTTTTAATATTTACCCTCATCAAAATCTGGTTTCTTAGACACTAACATCCCTCGCAtgttctgatttctcttttcttgagcATCTTCCATGAAAGCAGAATAGAGCTTTATTGATCTAGAGTTGGTTACCTCTAAGATGCCCAGTGGTTTCGTATTCTTTGTCATGCATCAGTTCTCTCTGATGGTACCTGGTTCATAGTCCTTTTAGGCATACACTTGATCAGACCAAGTTGCCTTTGGCTCATTTTGTTATCACTGTAAGTTACTGATGTTAGCACAGTAAGTCCTACTTCCCTCTTCTGTAGAAAAGATAAGCCTAGCTATACTGTCACAGATGCCAGAaatgcctccttccctcccacagcTAGCACTGAATCCTTAGCTCTTCATAAGCTTTAGGCAGAAATTGAGGTGATGCTTGGGCCGGAGGTCAGCATGCCATGTTTCACAGTTAAAGCTCCCGCCCACCACCAGTGAGCAGGGCAGCTGCATCCTGTGGGCACCCCCTTTCTGCCAGGGATGGATTCTTCCCACTTCCTCTCAGTATCTGGTTTTGCTTTTGCTCCGGACTACACTGCTTTTCAGTTGAAAGTAAGGCCCTCCTGGGGGCAAGTGAACCCAAGGAATGTCCGGGATAGGCTAGTGGTTTCCATGCAGTCATCCAGAGTCCCGCCAGCAGTCCCAGTTTTGGAAGCCCTGCAGGCGGGAGTGTTTGACAAACGCCTGTGTGTGAGGCAGGACCCCCACTTAATCACAGGAGAATGGCGGCAAATCATTCTTTGGCACAAAAGGAAATCTATTTGTCTGGCACACAGCATCATAAAGAATCTGTGTTTAAAATTGCTTACTTTTGGTGATTACAGCAGATCTGCTTCTAATTAGCTTTATACAAACCTTCTGAGAGGACTAGGACTTACTTTCTTTATAAG
Proteins encoded in this region:
- the PITPNB gene encoding phosphatidylinositol transfer protein beta isoform isoform X1, translated to MKDDFFIKIETWHKPDLGTLENVHGLDPNTWKTVEIVHIDIADRSQVEPADYKADEDPALFQSVKTKRGPLGPNWKLTNSAVPCASVRRHRSRLRFPTVLRGASAQPRRERDNAVRSILTHPSSLLARGGSHWKELANNPDCPQMCAYKLVTIKFKWWGLQSKVENFIQKQEKRIFTNFHRQLFCWIDKWIDLTMEDIRRMEDETQKELETLRNQGQVRGTSAASDE
- the PITPNB gene encoding phosphatidylinositol transfer protein beta isoform isoform X2, producing the protein MKDDFFIKIETWHKPDLGTLENVHGLDPNTWKTVEIVHIDIADRSQVEPADYKADEDPALFQSVKTKRGPLGPNWKLTNSAVPCASVRRHRSRLRFPTVLRGASAQPRRERDNAVRSILTHPSSLLARGGSHWKELANNPDCPQMCAYKLVTIKFKWWGLQSKVENFIQKQEKRIFTNFHRQLFCWIDKWIDLTMEDIRRMEDETQKELETMRKKGSVRGTSAADV